A genome region from Methanosphaera sp. WGK6 includes the following:
- a CDS encoding CoB--CoM heterodisulfide reductase iron-sulfur subunit A family protein translates to MADNNEELRIGVYTCHCGVNIGGVVDCAAVAEYVETLPDVVVSREYKYMCSDPGQKLIQDDIKDLNLNRVVVAACSPRLHEPTFRRCVKEAGLNEFLFDFVNLREQDSWVHGDDPEGATEKAKDLVRMGVAKARLLNALTAETVSVTKTAMVIGGGIAGIQTALDLGDMGFKTYLVERNPTLSGRMGQLDKTFPTLDCSMCILAPKMVDAGKHANIELLAYSEVKDVDGYIGNFKVTVEQKARFVDAETCTGCGVCQEVCPIEMPNYFDEGTGMVKAAYIPFPQAVPLVATIDDDYCIGCHLCDKACEIGAIDHEQKPTTVELDIGTIVVATGYDTFDPTEKEEYIFDQAENVITGLQIERYINASGPTQGHVIQPSSGETPKKIAFIQCVGSRDEKVGNPYCSRVCCMYAMKNAQLCVDHEPDTQVTIYYIDIRAFGKGYEEFYRLSQEKYGIKFIRGKAAQLIENEDKTITVRAEDTLLGKATAFTYDLVVLSVGLVPPAGKEELRQTLGLSASADGFFMEAHPKLRPVDTMTDGIYLAGVAQGPKDIPDTVAQASGAAARAAIPMIQGEVAIEPIVAEVTKDNCGGCEICVELCPFGALSIVDGKCDVNVALCKGCGTCVGACPTGALDQAHFKNDQILAQIEAAFQ, encoded by the coding sequence ACTTCCTGATGTTGTAGTATCACGTGAATATAAATACATGTGTTCCGACCCAGGACAAAAACTCATCCAAGATGATATTAAAGATTTAAACTTAAACAGAGTAGTAGTAGCAGCATGTAGTCCTCGTTTACACGAACCTACATTCAGAAGATGTGTAAAAGAAGCAGGATTAAACGAATTCTTATTTGACTTCGTAAACTTAAGAGAACAAGACTCCTGGGTACACGGAGATGACCCAGAAGGAGCTACTGAAAAAGCAAAAGACTTAGTACGTATGGGTGTAGCAAAAGCAAGATTACTCAACGCATTAACAGCTGAAACAGTATCTGTAACCAAAACCGCAATGGTTATTGGTGGAGGTATTGCAGGTATTCAAACCGCACTTGACCTTGGTGACATGGGATTCAAAACCTACCTCGTAGAAAGAAACCCAACATTAAGTGGAAGAATGGGACAATTAGATAAAACATTCCCTACACTCGACTGTTCAATGTGTATTTTAGCACCTAAAATGGTAGATGCTGGTAAACACGCAAACATCGAACTTTTAGCATACTCTGAAGTAAAAGATGTTGACGGTTACATAGGTAACTTCAAAGTAACAGTAGAACAAAAAGCAAGATTCGTAGATGCAGAAACCTGTACAGGTTGTGGAGTATGTCAAGAAGTATGTCCAATTGAAATGCCAAACTACTTCGATGAAGGAACTGGTATGGTAAAAGCAGCATACATTCCATTCCCACAAGCAGTACCTCTCGTAGCAACTATCGATGATGATTACTGTATTGGATGTCACTTATGTGATAAAGCATGTGAAATCGGTGCAATTGACCACGAACAAAAACCTACAACAGTAGAATTAGATATTGGTACAATTGTAGTAGCAACCGGTTACGACACATTCGACCCAACAGAAAAAGAAGAATACATCTTTGATCAAGCAGAAAACGTAATCACTGGTTTACAAATTGAAAGATACATCAATGCATCTGGACCAACACAAGGACATGTAATCCAACCTTCTTCTGGTGAAACACCTAAGAAAATTGCTTTCATCCAATGTGTAGGATCACGTGATGAAAAAGTTGGAAACCCATACTGTTCCAGAGTATGTTGTATGTACGCAATGAAAAACGCACAATTATGTGTTGACCACGAACCAGATACTCAAGTAACCATCTACTACATAGATATCCGTGCATTCGGTAAAGGTTACGAAGAATTCTACAGATTATCACAAGAAAAATACGGAATTAAATTTATCAGAGGTAAAGCAGCACAACTTATCGAAAACGAAGATAAAACTATCACAGTACGTGCAGAAGATACCCTCTTAGGTAAAGCAACCGCATTTACTTATGATTTAGTAGTACTTTCAGTAGGTCTCGTACCTCCTGCAGGTAAAGAAGAACTAAGACAAACATTAGGATTATCCGCAAGTGCTGACGGATTCTTCATGGAAGCACACCCTAAACTCAGACCTGTTGACACAATGACCGATGGTATTTACCTCGCTGGTGTAGCACAAGGTCCTAAAGATATTCCTGACACAGTTGCACAAGCTTCAGGTGCAGCAGCAAGAGCAGCAATTCCTATGATCCAAGGAGAAGTAGCAATTGAACCTATTGTTGCAGAAGTAACTAAAGACAACTGTGGTGGTTGTGAAATTTGTGTTGAATTATGTCCATTTGGAGCTCTTTCCATTGTTGATGGAAAATGTGATGTAAACGTTGCATTATGTAAAGGATGTGGAACCTGTGTAGGAGCATGTC